From one Triticum urartu cultivar G1812 chromosome 3, Tu2.1, whole genome shotgun sequence genomic stretch:
- the LOC125546071 gene encoding hexokinase-3-like, with protein MGKAGFGVAAGCAAVTCAIAAVMVAQRVAARARWRRAVALLREFEEGCATPPARLRQVVDAMVVEMHAGLASDGGSKLKMLLTFVDALPNGDEEGVYYAIDLGGTDFRVLRVEIDAGSTTVINQRVETHAISEELMGTSQDLFNFVALTLKNFVEREDGKDAQKPLGFTFSFPVRQNSVSSGSLIRWTKGFSVGDTVGKDVSQCLDEALARCGSNMRVTALVNDTVGTLALGHYYYKDTVAAVIIGAGTNACYIERTDAIIKCQGLLTNSGGMVVNMEWGNFWSSHLPRTAYDISLDDETQNRNDQGFEKMISGIYLGEIARLVLQRMAQESDIFGDGAESLSTPFILSTPYLAAICEDDSQDLSEVRRILQEHLKIPNAPLKTRRLVVKICDIVTHRAARLAAAGIVGILKKLGRDGSASAASSSGRMREQPKKTVVAIEGSLYQEYPVFKEYLDEALVEILGEEVAQTVTLRVMVDGPGTGAALLAAVHSSNRQQQQGGRGGGSI; from the exons atggGGAAGGCGGGGTTCGGGGTGGCGGCGGGTTGCGCGGCGGTGACGTGCGCGATCGCCGCGGTGATGGTGGCGCAGCGGGTGGCGGCCAGGGCGCGCtggcggcgggcggtggcgctGCTGCGGGAGTTCGAGGAGGGCTGCGCCACGCCGCCGGCGCGCCTGCGCCAGGTGGTGGACGCCATGGTCGTCGAGATGCACGCGGGGCTCGCCTCCGACGGCGGCAGCAAGCTCAAGATGCTCCTCACCTTCGTCGACGCGCTCCCCAACGG GGATGAAGAAGGTGTATATTATGCCATTGATCTTGGAGGAACAGACTTTAGAGTCTTGAGGGTTGAAATTGATGCTGGATCTACAACCGTTATTAATCAGAGGGTTGAAACTCATGCCATCTCTGAGGAGTTGATGGGCACAAGTCAG GATTTATTCAACTTTGTTGCCTTGACACTCAAAAATTTTGTTGAAAGAGAAGATGGAAAAGATGCCCAAAAGCCACTTGGGTTTACATTTTCTTTCCCTGTTAGACAGAATTCAGTTTCTTCAGGGTCATTAATTAGGTGGACTAAGGGGTTTTCAGTTGGAGACACA GTTGGGAAAGATGTCTCTCAGTGCTTAGATGAGGCGCTTGCTAGGTGTGGATCAAATATGCGAGTTACTGCACTG GTCAATGATACTGTGGGGACATTAGCTCTAGGGCATTATTATTACAAGGATACAGTGGCTGCTGTGATCATTGGGGCCGGCACCAACGCTTGCTATATCGAACGCACTGATGCAATTATCAAGTGTCAGGGTCTTCTTACAAACTCTGGAGGAATG GTAGTTAACATGGAATGGGGAAATTTCTGGTCATCACATTTGCCAAGAACTGCTTATGACATCTCTTTGGATGACGAGACACAAAATCGCAATGATCAG GGCTTTGAGAAAATGATCTCAGGTATTTACCTTGGGGAAATTGCAAGACTGGTACTCCAAAGAATGGCCCAAGAATCAGACATTTTTGGTGATGGTGCCGAAAGTCTGTCAACCCCTTTTATTTTGAG CACACCATATCTGGCAGCAATTTGCGAGGACGATTCACAAGATCTGAGTGAAGTCAGAAGGATACTGCAAGAACACCTGAAG ATCCCCAATGCCCCTCTGAAGACTCGGAGGTTGGTGGTCAAAATCTGCGACATCGTGACCCACAGAGCTGCCCGTCTCGCCGCTGCTGGCATCGTGGGCATACTGAAAAAGCTGGGCCGAGACGGGAGCGCCAGCGCGGCCTCCTCGAGCGGAAGAATGAGAGAGCAACCAAAGAAGACGGTGGTGGCAATCGAGGGCAGCCTGTACCAGGAGTACCCGGTGTTCAAGGAGTACCTGGATGAAGCCCTGGTGGAGATCCTGGGCGAGGAGGTGGCGCAGACGGTGACGCTGCGCGTGATGGTGGATGGGCCGGGTACCGGGGCCGCGCTTCTGGCCGCGGTACATTCGTCGAATAGACAGCAACAACAAGGAGGAAGGGGAGGAGGTTCCATATAG
- the LOC125546072 gene encoding cytokinin dehydrogenase 4 codes for MVRVSVVCCLKLLLLLALGGVTMHVPDEGVLAPLGPLRLDGHLSFHDLATAARDFGNRCSLLPAAVLHPGSVADVAAAVRRVFQLGERSPLTVAARGHGHSLLGQSQAAGGIVVRMESLGGSAMMRVVQSGGAGVPAYVDAPGGALWINVLHETLKHGLAPKSWTDYLHLTVGGTLSNAGVSGQAFRQGPQVSNVNQLEIVTGRGDVVTCSPEENSDLFYGALGGLGQFGIITRARIALEPAPKMVRWIRVLYSDFASFTEDQEALISAEETFDYIEGFVIINRTGILNNWRTSFKPQDPVQASHFQSDGKVLYCLEMTKNFDPDEADIMEQEVGVLLSRLRYIQSTLFHTDVTYLEFLDRVHSSELKLRAQGLWEVPHPWLNLLIPRSTIHRFAREVFGKILKDSNNGPILLYPVNRSKWDNRTSVVIPEEETFYLVGFLSSAPSASGHGSVEHAVSLNDKIVDFCDKAGVGMKQYLAPYTTQQQWKAHFGARWETFERRKHMYDPLAILAPGQRIFPKASLPMSS; via the exons ATGGTGAGGGTGTCGGTGGTGTGCTGCCTcaagctgctgctgctgctcgccCTGGGCGGGGTGACCATGCACGTGCCGGACGAGGGCGTGCTCGCGCCGCTGGGCCCGCTGCGGCTCGACGGCCACCTCAGCTTCCACGACCTGGCCACCGCGGCCCGGGACTTCGGCAACCGCTGCAGCCTGCTGCCGGCCGCCGTGCTGCACCCGGGCTCCGTGGCCGACGTCGCCGCCGCCGTGCGCCGCGTGTTCCAGCTGGGCGAGCGCTCGCCGCTCACCGTCGCTGCGCGCGGACACGGGCACTCGCTGCTGGGCCAGTCCCAGGCCGCCGGCGGGATCGTCGTCCGGATGGAGTCACTCGGGGGCAGCGCCATGATGCGGGTGGTGCAGAGCGGAGGCGCCGGGGTGCCTGCCTATGTCGACGCCCCCGGAGGCGCGCTCTGGATCAACGTGCTGCATGAGACGCTCAAGCACGGGCTGGCGCCCAAGTCGTGGACCGACTACCTCCATTTGACTGTCGGCGGCACCTTGTCGAATGCCGGGGTCAGCGGCCAGGCGTTCCGGCAAGGACCGCAGGTCAGCAATGTCAACCAGCTGGAGATTGTGACAG GGAGAGGAGATGTCGTCACCTGCTCGCCCGAGGAGAACTCCGACCTCTTCTACGGCGCTCTCGGCGGCCTGGGCCAGTTCGGGATCATCACCAGAGCCAGGATCGCCCTCGAACCTGCACCAAAGATG GTGAGGTGGATCCGGGTCCTCTACTCGGACTTCGCGAGCTTCACCGAGGACCAGGAGGCGCTCATCTCGGCGGAGGAGACCTTCGACTACATCGAAGGGTTCGTGATCATCAACCGGACGGGCATCCTCAACAACTGGAGGACGTCGTTCAAGCCGCAGGACCCGGTGCAGGCGAGCCACTTCCAGTCGGACGGGAAGGTGCTCTACTGCCTTGAGATGACCAAGAACTTCGACCCTGATGAGGCTGACATCATGGAACAG GAGGTTGGTGTGCTGCTGTCTCGGCTGAGATACATACAGTCAACCCTCTTCCACACCGATGTCACGTACCTCGAGTTCCTGGACAGGGTGCACTCCTCCGAGCTCAAGCTCAGGGCCCAGGGCCTCTGGGAGGTTCCACACCCATGGCTCAACCTCCTCATCCCGAGAAGCACCATCCACCGGTTCGCGCGGGAGGTCTTCGGCAAGATCCTGAAAGACAGCAACAATGGCCCCATACTCCTCTACCCAGTAAACAGATCAAA GTGGGACAACAGGACGTCAGTGGTGATACCGGAGGAAGAAACCTTCTACCTGGTGGGGTTCCTGTCGTCGGCACCGTCCGCCTCAGGCCACGGCAGCGTCGAGCATGCGGTGAGCCTCAACGACAAGATCGTAGACTTCTGCGACAAGGCGGGCGTCGGGATGAAGCAGTACCTAGCGCCCTACACCACCCAGCAGCAGTGGAAAGCCCACTTCGGGGCGAGGTGGGAGACATTTGAGCGGAGGAAACACATGTATGATCCCCTAGCAATCCTAGCCCCAGGACAGAGAATATTTCCAAAGGCATCACTGCCCATGTCCTCTTGA